A portion of the Maylandia zebra isolate NMK-2024a linkage group LG9, Mzebra_GT3a, whole genome shotgun sequence genome contains these proteins:
- the pkd1l1 gene encoding polycystin-1-like protein 1 has translation MALYRTEGPFLHNISVFTSPARLEAGKTFVIEVKGNLAGRSNQPPGILGLSSQALTYVTVESLGMTLKVNVMDDGSFTVSSDWILNVAGKYEINITVSNPLSTLSSTLHLYILPPFPGNLTVSLLHGPLNVPSCIPTVHLDSDGVTEGVAAYWADPVTLQAFKWTFESEGVHAVSVNASCLYGWKQKTIHVVVLSPGCSHLKGILCGNHLTSAVRIFAARQAYPTNTDIIFQAVTDVPDPVFVWHFGDYTSATTTSRIITRKYLKPGRYNVSVIMSHGKMAVTSDMFPVVVQRTVKLNRLVHRASVLQNHTVVFSCRVNMGTDINFLWSFGDGTSRSGQSTERHIFHRTGEFRVEVTASNLVSSASLSSHIFVVDQPCQPPPVKNMGPLKLQVRRYEVVHLGVTYETEVDCDVSRGLRYSWTLFDSAGQAVPLPLTDTHRQILIVQSHLLEYDTYTATARVQVVGSVVYSNYSVKVQVMPSPPVAFIQGGTNIFLNNRNTIVTLDGQASYDPDFPTNPLSYSWACKPVSTITSSCFNQHIPTSSLVLKFPASFLKTNFDQFQFTLTVQSGERSASSETFLTVTSNLIGKLSIYCPECRGDRVNWDQSFSVGTVCEACHIPARHIQYTWSLYLVNASSKPFTEVPFCHTVDLSTMSAIMESPATSTLHPPVTNVSQNTQTTPYSSSSAVTVATFETRNGDVDLADSGASTTRSGDTSDKAALPESSPRVLNNDGVLYSDYLIQGDISSETSVESDSSADWDFSFRVLESSNAGGRLDPDYGAPFPNAEEGDPGMSAGRPRGEDGERFSAGDVSMFDMGLHKDEGSNLVDSKPFVAIQAPTLLDLPRNPLNRGLFESFTYTGISCSFLKIKPFSLRPRSRYMLEVTAKSQSRRLGRTQLFLQTNPVPEGLACQVQPVRGLELHTHFSIFCTSGKEDLVYEYSFSVGDRLPRTLYQGRDFQYYFSLPSGDPRDDYKVTIYTEIRSSTYGSATKPCPVTVQVQPSFLRDTSSSSSHHDPDLELSESGLRNLSALVQLGNSMEIRNYISLLTSILNRLSLETEANTHAQRHMRTVLIRTLCELESSDQESMTDNICILNDLLRVTSQVTLASAKRVTAHIQMMSEQFSASSAYRHYIINQKVLNTALTLLSHSLQVVTTCTFTPDITQEDSTADGNLRNDENTPNSTAVNSSTSGHIKQGRSPPAKQAVMLVADILQAASELMLKYILFHETKEHRVSSSLINLYAASQNNTSTVINSGSVRVYMPASFIQILFLQHGPCVLTVLTELAHSPYTWANPTQVSGPVVDLSLYKCNTRRRIHVSSLIQPFNTELRHTQRNKSSSWEFALLRSRVNYHSFNITQEHLLQSIQFTLLFRPTTKKAFPLMVLFRMFEKPTPRMHHLRKIYRWESNTSRITLPSSYLSAAGVGHLALLNADFGKAPRANHLTEEISYSLTVDSSLCLSWDGQQGAWTHQGCRTQLADTDSAVSCSCHRLRPLTVKQQQIQSIHSTADVNPFLSASTDLTVLGMLLLFVCLYVAGLAACKRADVVATQSQRVHYLSDNSASDPYLYAVTTHTGLSSAARMSAKVYISLYGEDGFSQTKELHVPGCTLFRRNSKDIFILSAAESLGPVWGVHIWHDNSGPSPDWYLTQVEVSEVLRGHVVGCSWLFAAQCWLAANKGDGRVERMLRVCTQGINFAQMLRLKLNDYLADFHTWVSVYSCPSPSSFTHTQRLSVCLLLLLGYACVGAVIVAQTDDQPLFALGFVDVSAGAVTNGLVSVVAVLPVATAVSFLFRLRAVQPTGSRVHRVKCRKTEKEYSEDPLSLSDGTFDRRLSWSSLQQWDESWMQKYQDADLSVSYSNVDEAPHKNKSEFLPGSSRFHETQRACLSRAKDEGQKEKGLQGRCSPDSSSERGSYYDATDKLRERPTCQRRVCLAWTLCLLLSLSCLVLSAVLGMRFNSGKVLLWVHSLFISLMSCIFIIQPALILAVALAVSCWHRKTSDFHTFFRLREFNIEAMKLWSHRGINGAEEQLTESAFTYRRRSHLKKLLRARRRARYLGLVRPPTLAELRKTHRRKRREAVIHKTLRDLSLSVAMLSLMMCITYDSSFREHYQLNRAVRRHFVRNRDHSFMLIQKHTEWWNWSQTGLIESLYEHTSAQTEVSYDFKLQRDLKLQVGEENSDYQPHIVIGEPILQKIEISDTSPTEVPVMTSTTLCGRLSCYSGPSATVGLGHTKSDSASKLKLLRSAGWLDGRTVALKVQFTLYSPAPNLFTSVTLLAERSPTGVLLPSVEVHSVRVHHTPTAWDYAVMVCKLLFLFLSLIQISCQVSSMGQQGLIGYWTTPCSWVEVGVPTATLVHYVCHIYHSAVIMSVAELLERNNHRGRVDVRLLASWEQFLRTLRGIMLFLLTIKCVAVLRVNRTFATPAKLLSRLFSSLLWPMISGVILLMASSCLGHLLHIQSSWAVSPIHVLLRTLPCVLYRGLRATSNNRGLLHSDCDVFTCGVLYLSAVVWTAVVIGVMSSLVRSARRSHSRRNLITIAELANYIRLRVSELTTGQHEEARIDNHTEGRAYYLEECESLVDELLFRLNALSDSLHLKAHRYRKESPVISLTPEPSNMDSQGSARSQIIMNGTHSDDQCLLNLGGTSTMSHLFRSQANKDILQQRGQTGCNPSSNFVVASDDSLKGKKCPESAGKSQTAYTTSPPEVVVKVLVHEDPARAVPDKH, from the exons ATGGCGCTCTACAGAACTGAAGGGCCATTTTTGCACAACATTAGTGTATTTACTTCTCCAGCAAGACTGGAGGCTGGGAAGACTTTTGTCATTGAAGTGAAAGGAAACCTCGCTGGACGTTCCAATCAGCCACCAG GCATCCTGGGTCTTAGCAGCCAGGCCCTGACCTATGTCACTGTGGAGTCTCTGGGGATGACCCTAAAGGTCAACGTGATGGATGATGGCTCCTTTACTGTGTCATCCGATTGGATTTTGAATGTTGCAGGCAAATACGAAATAA acATCACCGTTTCCAACCCTCTCTCCACACTCTCCTCCACCCTCCACTTGTACATTTTGCCACCCTTTCCAGGGAACCTAACGGTGTCTTTGCTCCACGGCCCCCTGAATGTTCCCTCCTGCATCCCCACGGTTCACTTGGACTCTGACGGTGTGACTGAGGGTGTGGCTGCATATTGGGCCGATCCCGTCACTCTGCAGGCGTTT AAGTGGACCTTCGAATCAGAGGGAGTTCACGCagtgtcagtgaatgcatcatGCCTCTATGGGTGGAAGCAGAAGACAATACATGTT GTGGTCTTATCTCCCGGCTGCTCTCACCTTAAAGGGATCTTGTGTGGGAATCATTTAACTTCAG CTGTGAGGATTTTTGCAGCAAGGCAAGCATATCCAACAAATACAGATATAATCTTCCAAGCTGTGACTGACGTACCAGATCCAGTGTTCGTCTGGCACTTTGGAGACTACACATCAGCCACAACTACCTCTAGGATCATCACTAGAAAATACCTAAAGCCTGGCAG GTATAATGTGTCTGTAATCATGTCACATGGTAAGATGGCCGTTACCTCTGACATGTTCCCGGTGGTAGTCCAGAGAACAGTGAAGCTCAACAGGCTGGTCCACCGGGCCTCGGTTTTGCAGAATCATACAGTGGTGTTCAGTTGCCGGGTAAATATGGGGACCGACATCAACTTCCTGTGGAGCTTTGGGGATGGAACAAGCCGGTCTGGACAGAGCACAGAACGGCACATCTTCCACAG AACGGGAGAGTTCAGAGTGGAAGTGACGGCGTCTAACCTGGTCAGCTCTGCTTCCCTGAGCAGCCACATCTTTGTTGTGGACCAGCCTTGTCAGCCTCCACCTGTCAAAAACATGGGGCCTCTTAAACTACAG GTACGAAGATATGAGGTTGTCCATCTGGGTGTGACGTACGAAACGGAAGTGGATTGTGATGTATCAAGAGGCCTGCGCTACTCCTGGACTTTATTCGACTCTGCAGGCCAGGCAGTGCCGCTGcctctcacagacacacacaggcagatcCTCATAGTGCAAAGCCATCTCCTGGAGTATGACACTTATACGGCTACAGCCAGG GTTCAGGTCGTCGGCAGTGTGGTGTACAGTAACTACAGCGTAAAGGTTCAGGTGATGCCGAGCCCTCCTGTGGCTTTCATCCAGGGTGGCACCAACATCTTCCTTAACAACAGGAACACCATAGTAACCCTGGATGGGCAGGCATCTTACGACCCTGACTTCCCCACGAACCCACTCAG CTACAGTTGGGCATGTAAACCAGTGAGCACCATCACCAGCTCCTGCTTCAACCAGCACATTCCCACTTCGTCGCTGGTGCTCAAATTTCCCGCCAGCTTCTTAAAAACCAACTTTGACCAGTTCCAGTTCACGCTCACTGTCCAAAGCGGAGAGCGTTCAGCTTCATCAGAGACCTTCCTCACTGTAACATCAAACCTCATCGG GAAGCTGTCCATTTACTGCCCTGAGTGTCGGGGAGACCGTGTGAACTGGGATCAGTCGTTCTCTGTCGGCACCGTGTGTGAAGCCTGCCACATTCCTGCACGGCACATCCAGTACACCTGGAGTCTGTACCTGGTCAATGCTTCATCCAAGCCTTTCACAGAAG TCCCGTTTTGCCACACAGTAGATCTCAGCACCATGTCTGCCATCATGGAAAGTCCTGCCACCTCTACTCTACACCCTCCTGTTACAAATGTGTCACAGAACACCCAGACGACCCCTTATTCATCTTCTTCAGCCGTTACCGTGGCTACCTTTGAAACCAGAAACGGTGATGTGGACCTGGCTGATAGTGGGGCATCAACAACCAGGAGTGGAGACACATCAGACAAAGCTG CTTTGCCAGAGTCTAGTCCACGTGTTCTCAACAATGATGGTGTCCTATATTCCGACTACTTGATCCAAGGGGACATTAGCAGTGAAACTTCAGTGGAGTCTGACTCCTCTGCCGACTGGGACTTTTCTTTTCGTGTTCTGGAGAGTAGCAATGCGGGTGGTCGACTAG ATCCAGATTATGGtgctccctttccaaacgcagAGGAAGGCGACCCAGGGATGTCAGCAGGGAGACCCAGAG GTGAAGATGGTGAGCGCTTCAGTGCAGGAGACGTCTCGATGTTTGATATGGGATTACACAAAGATGAAGGGAGTAATCTAGTGGATTCTAAGCCTTTTGTGGCAATTCAGGCACCGACTTTGCTCGACTTACCTCGAAATCCTCTGAACAGAGGCCTCTTTGAGTCCTTTACTTACACAG GAATCTCCTGTTCTTTTCTCAAGATCAAGCCCTTCAGTCTGAGGCCCAGGAGCAGATACATGTTGGAGGTCACTGCCA AATCTCAGAGCAGGCGTCTGGGCCGGACTCAGCTGTTCTTACAGACCAATCCTGTTCCAGAGGGCTTGGCGTGCCAGGTGCAGCCTGTCAGAGGACTCGagttacacacacacttcaGCATCTTCTGCACCTCAGGGAAGGAG GACTTAGTGTATGAGTACAGCTTCAGTGTAGGAGACCGACTCCCCAGGACACTGTACCAGGGGAGAGACTTCCAATACTACTTCAGCCTTCCTTCAGGTGACCCCAGGGATGACTATAAAg TAACTATTTACACAGAAATAAGAAGCAGCACATATGGGTCAGCCACCAAACCCTGTCCTGTGACAGTACAAGTCCAACCAAGCTTCCTCAGAGAcacctcatcttcctcttcccaTCATGATCCTGATCTTGAGCT GTCGGAGTCCGGTCTGAGGAACCTGTCGGCTTTGGTGCAGCTTGGGAACAGTATGGAGATTCGTAACTACATCAGCCTCCTCACCAGCATCCTGAACAGACTCAGCCTGGAAACAGAGgccaacacacatgcacagaggcACATGCGCACTGTGCTCATTCGCACCTTGTGTGAGCTTGAGAGCAGCGATCAG GAGTCAATGACAGACAATATTTGCATTCTGAACGACCTGCTACGAGTTACAAGTCAG GTGACACTAGCAAGTGCCAAACGAGTAACAGCTCACATTCAGATGATGTCCGAGCAGTTTTCTGCATCTAGTGCTTATCGCCACTACATTATAAACCAGAAGGTGCTCAATACAGCGCTCACCCTGCTTTCACACAGCCTTCAGGTGGTGACTACTTGCACCTTCACACCTGACATTACACAAGAAGACTCAACTGCTGATGGAAACCTAAGAAATGATGAAAACACTCCAAACAGCACTGCAGTGAACTCATCCACCAGTGGCCACATCAAACAAGGACGTTCACCTCCAGCAAAGCAAGCGGTGATGCTCGTAGCTGATATTCTGCAGGCTGCATCAGAGCTCATGCTG AAGTACATTTTGTTTCATGAGACCAAGGAGCACAGAGTTAGCAGCAGCCTCATTAATTTGTATGCTGCATCCCAAAACAACACCTCCACAGTCATAAACAGTGGCTCAGTCAGGGTCTACATGCCTGCTTCTTTCATCCAGATTCTGTTTCTCCAGCATGGACCGTGTGTCCTCACTGTGCTCACCGAGCTTGCTCACAGTCCTTACACCTGGGCCAATCCTACACAG GTGAGTGGACCAGTGGTTGACCTAAGTCTTTACAAGTGCAACACGAGGAGAAGGATCCACGTTTCCTCCCTCATTCAACCATTCAACACCGAGCTTCGTCACACACAAAGAAAC AAAAGCTCCTCGTGGGAGTTCGCCCTCCTGCGCAGCCGGGTCAACTACCACAGCTTCAACATTACCCAGGAACACTTGCTGCAGTCCATCCAGTTCACTCTACTCTTCAGACCCACGACCAAAAAGGCGTTTCCCCTCATGGTGCTCTTCAG GATGTTTGAAAAGCCGACTCCTAGAATGCACCATCTGCGCAAGATTTACAGGTGGGAGAGCAACACCTCACGCATCACTCTGCCCTCATCCTACCTCAGCG CTGCAGGTGTTGGTCACTTGGCACTGCTTAATGCTGATTTTGGTAAAGCACCCAGAGCCAATCACCTGACTGAAGAGATAAGCTACAGTCTGACAGTGGACAGCAGTCTGTGTTTGTCCTGGGACGGCCAGCAGGGGGCTTGGACACATCAGGGCTGCAGAACACAGCTAGCAGACACAGATTCAGCTGTCAGCTGCAG CTGCCACCGTTTGAGACCGCTGAccgtgaagcagcagcagatccAGAGCatccacagcacagcagatgtgAACCCGTTCCTAAG CGCATCCACTGATCTGACAGTGCTGGGCATGCTGTTGCTGTTCGTGTGCCTGTACGTCGCGGGGTTGGCGGCGTGTAAAAGAGCTGATGTTGTTGCAACGCAAAGTCAAAGGGTTCACTACCTGTCTGACAACTCTGCATCTGATCCGTATCTCTACGCAGTTACAACCCACACGGGTCTCAGCTCTGCAGCCCGTATGAGTGCAAAG GTGTACATATCACTGTATGGTGAAGATGGGTTCTCACAGACAAAAGAACTACATGTCCCAGGATGCACTCTGTTCAGGAGGAACTCTAAAGACATCTTCATACTTAG TGCAGCAGAAAGCCTGGGCCCAGTGTGGGGGGTTCACATCTGGCATGACAACTCTGGACCTTCCCCTGATTGGTACCTTACACAGGTGGAGGTATCTGAG GTGCTCAGAGGGCATGTGGTGGGATGCTCTTGGCTGTTTGCTGCCCAGTGCTGGCTGGCTGCGAACAAAGGCGATGGCCGAGTGGAGAGGATGCTGCGTGTTTGCACTCAGGGGATAAACTTTGCTCAG ATGCTGCGTCTCAAGCTTAATGACTACTTGGCTGATTTCCATACGTGGGTATCCGTGTACAGCTGCCCCTCTCCCAGCTCCTTCACACATACTCAAAGACtaagtgtgtgtctgctgctgctgttggggTACGCATGTGTTGGTGCAGTAATCGTTGCACAAACGGATGATCAG CCGCTGTTTGCGTTGGGCTTTGTCGATGTGTCCGCTGGTGCTGTAACAAATGGGCTTGTAAGCGTGGTAGCTGTGCTGCCCGTAGCAACAGCGGTGTCTTTCCTGTTTCGACTGCGTGCGGTACAGCCGACGGGGTCACGAGTCCATCGTGTAAAATGCAGAAAGACTGAAAAGGAATATTCTGAAG ACCCCCTCTCACTAAGCGACGGCACGTTTGACCGCCGTCTCTCCTGGAGCAGCCTCCAGCAGTGGGATGAATCCTGGATGCAGAAATACCAG GATGCAGACCTGTCGGTTTCATACAGTAATGTGGATGAAGCACCCCACAAAAACAAGTCTGAATTCCTTCCTGGCAGCAGCAGGTTTCATGAAACCCAAAGAGCTTGTTTGTCCAGGGCAAAAGATGAAGGTCAAAAAGAGAAAGGTCTCCAAGGACGATGTTCACCAGACTCTTCCTCTGAGAGAGGAAGCTATTATGATGCCACCGACAAACTGAGAGAAAGACCAACATGTCAGCGGCGTGTCTGTTTGGCCTGGACTCTGTGTCTGCTGTTGTCCCTCTCCTGCCTGGTGCTCTCTGCAGTGCTGGGAATGAG GTTTAACAGTGGCAAGGTTCTGCTTTGGGTCCATTCTCTTTTCATCTCCCTGATGTCTTGCATCTTCATCATTCAGCCAGCTTTG atACTTGCAGTGGCCTTGGCTGTTTCCTGTTGGCACAGAAAAACATCAGACTTTCATACTTTTTTCAGATTGAGGGAATTCAATATTGAGGCTATGAAACTTTGGAGCCATAGAGGCATTAATGGAGCTGAAGAGCAGCTTACTGAGTCTGCTTTTACCTACAGACGACGCTCACACCTTAAAAAG CTGCTCCGAGCTCGACGGCGAGCTCGGTACCTGGGTCTTGTACGGCCACCGACTCTGGCAGAGCTGAGGAAAACTCATAGGAGGAAAAGAAGAGAGGCTGTTATTCATAAAACCCTGAG GGATTTGTCTCTCAGTGTCGCCATGCTTTCCCTGATGATGTGTATAACCTATGACAGCTCATTCAGGGAACATTACCAGCTCAACAGAGCTGTCAGAAGACACTTTGTGAG GAACCGTGATCATTCATTTATGTTGATACAAAAGCATACGGAGTGGTGGAACTGGTCACAGACAGGTCTGATAGAGTCACTGTACGAGCACACATCAGCCCAAACAGAGGTAAGCTATGACTTTAAGCTCCAAAGGGACTTAAAACTCCAGGTTGGTGAAGAAAACTCTGACTAC CAGCCACATATTGTGATTGGAGAGCCAATCCTGCAGAAGATTGAAATATCTGACACCTCTCCAACTGAG GTACCTGTTATGACTTCAACAACGCTATGCGGTCGCCTTAGTTGTTACTCAGGACCAAGCGCTACAGTTGGCTTAGGGCACACAAA gTCTGATTCTGCATCAAAACTGAAACTTCTGCGTTCAGCTGGCTGGTTGGACGGACGGACGGTGGCCCTGAAGGTTCAATTCACCTTGTACAGCCCCGCACCGAACTTGTTCACCAGTGTGACGCTGCTTGCTGAGCGCAGCCCCACCGGTGTCCTGCTGCCCTCTGTGGAAGTCCATTCAGTCAGAGTACATCACACTCCTACTGCCTGGGACTATGCTGTTATGGTCTGCAAG cttctctttctcttcttgTCTCTCATACAAATCTCATGCCAAGTGTCCAGTATGGGACAGCAAGGGCTGATTGGATACTGGACAACACCTTGCAGCTGGGTGGAA GTCGGTGTGCCCACAGCGACACTTGTGCACTATGTGTGTCACATTTATCACTCCGCTGTTATCATGAGCgttgcagagctgctggagagaAACAACCACAGAGGCCGTGTGGACGTTCGCCTCCTGGCTTCCTGGGAACAA TTTCTCCGTACTCTGCGTGGCATCATGCTCTTCCTTCTCACCATCAAGTGTGTGGCTGTGCTGAGGGTGAACAGGACCTTTGCCACCCCTGCTAAACTCCTTTCCCGCTTATTCTCAAGTCTTTTATGGCCAATG ATTTCAGGTGTGATCCTGCTGATGGCATCGTCCTGCTTGGGTCATCTGCTGCACATTCAAAGCTCCTGGGCAGTCAGCCCTATTCACGTCCTCCTTAGGACCCTGCCCTGCGTCCTCTACCGGGGACTCAGAGCCACCAGCAATAACAGAGGCCTCCTCCACTCTGACTGCGATGTATTCACCTGTGGAGTTCTGTATCTGTCTGCTGTGGTGTGGACAGCAGTG GTGATTGGTGTGATGTCCTCACTGGTTAGAAGTGCCAGAAGATCTCACagcaggaggaatttgatcaccaTTGCAGAACTGGCAAACTACATCAGACTCAGGGTCTCTGAGCTGACTACTGGGCAACATGAAGAAGCACGAATTGATAACCATACAGAGGGGAGG gCCTACTATCTCGAGGAGTGTGAAAGTTTAGTGGACGAACTGTTGTTCAGACTCAATGCCCTCTCTGACAGCCTGCACCTCAAAGCCCATCGCTACAGGAAGGAGAGTCCTGTCATCTCCCTCACACCAGAGCCCTCCAACATGGACTCACAG GGCTCAGCAAGGTCACAGATAATCATGAATGGCACACATTCAGATGACCAATGTTTGTTAAATCTGGGAGGAACCTCAACTATGTCTCACCTGTTCAG GTCCCAGGCTAACAAGGACATCCTGCAGCAGAGGGGTCAGACTGGATGTAACCCCTCCTCCAACTTTGTTGTGGCATCTGATGATAGTTTAAAGGGCAAAAAATGCCCAGAGTCAGCCGGCAAAAGTCAGACCGCCTACACAACTTCACCACCAGAGGTTGTGGTGAAAGTTCTGGTCCATGAAGACCCTGCGAGAGCAGTCCCAGATAAACACTAG
- the pdia4 gene encoding protein disulfide-isomerase A4 translates to MKKLALLLIVLLGVAHFATVSRCEEDVEESKEETDEEDSDDEEDDEDDDTEVKEENGVLVLTDNNFDTFIEGKDTVLVEFYAPWCGHCKQFAPEYEKIAQTLKENDPPIPVAKVDATVASGLGSRFDVSGYPTIKILKNGEPVDYDGERTEKAIVERVKEVAQPDWKPPPEATLVLTKDNFDDTVNNADIILVEFYAPWCGHCKRLAPEYEKAAKELSQRTPPIPLAKVDATVESELASRFGVTGYPTLKIFRKGKVFEYNGPREKNGIVDYMSEQAGPPSKQVQAAKQIQELIKDGDDAVIVGVFSSEQDAAYDIYVEACNSLREDFTFRHSFSAEVAKLLKVSPGHVVIVQPEKFRSKHEPSSRTFSVKDSTVVSDVQEFFKKHVIPLVGHRKPSNDAKRYTKRPLVVVYYGVDFSFDYRKATQFWRGKVLDVAKDFPEYTFAIADEEDYAEELKGLGLSESGEEVNVGILADGGKKYAMEPEEFDSEVLRDFVVAFKKGKLKPIIKSQPVPKNNKGPVKVVVGKTFDDIVMDTQKDVLIEFYAPWCGHCKKLEPDYLALGKKYKGEKNLVIAKMDATANDIPNDSYKVEGFPTIYFAPSNKKQSPIKFEGGDRTVEGFSKFLEEHATKLSQKRDEL, encoded by the exons ATGAAGAAGCTTGCTCTGCTGCTAATTGTGCTGCTTGGCGTTGCACATTTCGCGACTGTCAGCAGATGTGAAGAGG ATGTTGAAGAAAGCAAAGAGGAGACTGATGAAGAGGACAGTGacgatgaagaggatgatgaagaCGACGATACAGAAGTGAAAGAAGAGAACGGGGTGCTGGTGCTCACCGACAACAACTTCGACACCTTCATAGAGGGCAAAGACACGGTCTTGGTGGAGTTTTACGCTCCATG GTGCGGTCACTGCAAGCAGTTTGCCCCAGAATATGAAAAAATTGCCCAGACGCTCAAGGAGAATGACCCTCCTATACCTGTAGCCAAAGTGGATGCGACAGTGGCCAGTGGTCTGGGGAGCAGGTTCGATGTGTCTGGGTATCCCACCATAAAGATCCTTAAAAACGGGGAGCCTGTGGACTATGACGGAGAGCGGACAGAGAAGG CCATTGTGGAGCGTGTTAAAGAGGTGGCTCAACCAGATTGGAAGCCCCCTCCTGAAGCCACACTGGTGCTGACCAAAGACAACTTTGATGACACTGTAAATAACGCAGACATCATCCTGGTGGAGTTCTACGCCCCATG GTGTGGACACTGTAAGCGTCTGGCTCCAGAGTATGAGAAGGCGGCCAAGGAACTGAGCCAGCGCACTCCTCCCATCCCTCTGGCCAAGGTGGACGCCACAGTGGAAAGCGAGCTCGCCTCACGCTTCGGGGTCACCGGCTATCCTACTCTGAAGATCTTCAGGAAGGGCAAGGTGTTTGAATACAACGGACCCAGAGAAAAAAATG GGATTGTTGACTATATGAGTGAGCAGGCTGGGCCGCCCTCCAAGCAGGTACAGGCAGCGAAACAGATCCAGGAGCTCATCAAAGATGGCGATGATGCTGTCATAGTCGGAGTGTTTTCCAGCGAGCAGGATGCAGCCTATGACATCTACGTTGAAGCTT GTAACTCGCTAAGGGAGGACTTCACTTTCCGTCACTCCTTCAGTGCCGAAGTGGCCAAACTGCTCAAAGTTTCTCCCGGTCACGTCGTTATTGTCCAGCCTGAAAAATTCCGCTCCAAGCACGAGCCATCGTCTCGCACGTTTTCAGTCAAG GACTCGACGGTGGTGTCTGACGTGCAAGAGTTCTTCAAAAAACATGTAATTCCTCTTGTGGGACACAGAAAACCAAGCAACGATGCTAAACGCTACACGAAAAGACCCCTGGTGGTTGTGTATTATGGCGTTGACTTCAGCTTTGACTACAGAAAAG CTACGCAGTTCTGGAGGGGCAAGGTGCTCGATGTAGCCAAAGACTTCCCAGAGTATACATTTGCTATCGCTGATGAGGAGGATTATGCGGAAGAGCTGAAGGGCCTGGGCCTGAGTGAGAGCGGAGAGGAAGTGAATGTGGGAATTCTGGCAGATGGAGGCAAAAAATATGCGATGGAGCCCGAGGAGTTTGACTCGGAAGTGCTGAGAGATTTTGTCGTGGCTTTTAAGAAAG GAAAGCTCAAACCCATCATCAAGTCCCAGCCGGTgccaaagaacaacaaaggaccTGTTAAGGTGGTTGTAGGAAAAACTTTTGACGATATCGTCATGGATACCCAGAAGGACGTCCTGATCGAGTTTTACGCCCCCTGGTGCGGCCACTGCAAGAAATTAGAGCCTGATTATTTGGCTCTGGGCAAAAAGTACAAGGGTGAGAAAAACCTAGTGATTGCCAAGATGGACGCCACAGCCAACGACATACCCAACGACAGCTACAAAGTGGAAGGCTTCCCCACGATATATTTCGCCCCGAGCAACAAGAAGCAGAGCCCCATCAAATTCGAAGGTGGTGACAGAACAGTAGAAGGGTTCAGTAAGTTCTTGGAGGAGCATGCCACAAAGCTATCACAGAAGAGAGACGAACTTTGA